TCTGATTCTTTCTTCATCTTGGCAATGGCTTGTTAGGGGAAGTTCTGCTATCAATTATTGTCACCTCAAAGTAAATGAGACAGTGGGgtctattaaaaattatgtgaGCTTTGGCATCAAAtgatctaggttcaaatcccagcgcCACCACACACTGTGAAGGGCTAAACAGATAACAGTCTCTTTGAACCTTGGGTCCTCCACctgcaaaataaagataataacacCCACACCCTATTGGTGTGCACTTTAATTAAGAGCAGCAGTATGTGTAAAGGGGTCTAAAGTCACACTTACTACCCAGAAGTGCTCCATAAAGTATTCCCTTTACCTTTCCTCAACTTTCTCCAAAGATCTCCACTTCAAAATGCTTACAGAGATAACAGTAACTTGCAGGCAAAAAATCCATTGTATTCCAACTAGATTTAAAAATGTCTTGAGTTAGGATGAGTGTTGGTGGACTCTGTTCTCTAAGTATACTACTAgagcccattttcttttttttttttctttttttttgggtaaattgtaatttttttattggaaaacaAATATACAACTTGGAATGGATTTGAGGCAAATTGTGCCATAAGCAGATTTTCTTTAAGTGgctaaaacaaagtttaaaaagcaagtaacaataaaagaaaatgtttctggtACAGGACCAGCAGTACAAAAAAATAGTGTACGAGTACCTGGATAAAACACCCGTTTTGCAATAGTGCAACTTTTAAGTACATATTGTTGACTGTCCATAGTCCACGCAGGGTTACAACTCCACACTTCAACAACAACATGCTGACAGTTCCTAAagaaaactacttaaaaaaaaaaaggcataaccCAGATGTTCCCTCATTTGACCAACTCCATCTAAGTTTAGATGTGCAGAAGGGCTTATTAGATATATCCAGAGTAAGCCACATGCAACATGTTACTTgatcaatttttctaaaataaggtTTCAGGACAATGACAGTAAGATAAGGGAAGAAAACATGGAGGAATGAAGTCCTAATTACTATACACgcatatttttttctgacaatAGGGGGAAACCTTTTACAGATAAGTTacaaagaaaaggcaaataaacaaTTTTGTACAAGAAATTTAACACATTCTGTACAATGTCTTCACTTTACTGTCATCATTTGTACAAATTCTTCCTAGTTTACTTGACCATCACCATCAATATCTGCTTCCCTGATCATTTCATCAACCTCTTCATCTGTTAACTTCTCTCCAAGGTTTGTCATCACATGGGGGAGCTCTGCTGCACTAATATAGCCATTACTATCCTTATCAAATACACGGAATGCTTCTCTAATTTCTTCTTCACTGTctgtgtctttcatttttcttgccatCATTGTCAGAAATTCCGGGAAGTCAATTGTGCCATTACCATCAGCATCCACCTCATTAATCATGTCCTGTAACTCTGCTTCTGTGGGATTCTGCCCAAGAGACCTCATTACAGTTCCCAACTCCTTTGTTGTTATAGTTCCATCACCATCCTTGTCAAATAGTGAAAAAGCTTCTTTGAATTCTGCAATCTGCTCTTCAGTCAGCTGGTCAGCCAAGCTGCAAGCGCTACCAGTCTCCGGGACTCGACTACACAACCACTCAGCTCGCTCGCTCCACTCGGACTCTAGAGCCCATTTTCTTAAGCATCTCTATCTAATTACTCTGACCTAACGGCACCTCACAAAGGCGCCTTAGGACATTCTCTGCCTCTCATTTCTCCATCTTAAATCTTGCTCTGTGACCAGTACAGCCAGGGTATCTGTGAGGCCTTGGCCTTTTTGGAAGGCTGAGAATTGCCTTTCAACatatgttatgggctgaattctgTCCCACcgaattcatatgttaaagtcccAACCCCCAGACCCTCCAAATacgactgtatttggagaaagtgtctttaaaatggcaattaaattaaaatgagagtATTAGGGTGAACCCTactccaataggactggtgtccttataggaagaggaaactTGGACATAGATATGCTTGGAGGGAGAATGCTGTGTGAACATGAAGAGAACTCAGAAGAAGCCAtgcctgccaacactttgattttggacttctagcttccagaactgtgagaaaataaatttctgttgtttaagccactcagtcctGTGGAACTTTGTCATGACAgacctagcagactaatacagtatCTATTCTCCCCTTCTTCATTTTAGAGATAGAGTTCCTCTAGTTTTAGCTAAACAAATGGCTGCCCAGCTAgcgactacatttcccagccttccttgaaGCAAGGTTGAGCCTTATGATTAAGTCTGAGCCAGTGGGATGTGACTAGAAGTGATGTGGCAACTTCCAGGTCCTGACTTTAAAGGGAAAGCTGCTTGCACTCCACTTCCATTTGTCCACTTCCTGTTGGCAGGGAGATGGCTACAAGCGGAGCAGCTTCCGTGGTCAAAGAGATGGAAAGCACAGCTAAGCTCTCCTCCAATACTAGACCACCCCCCTCTATACCCAGAACTTGATAGAGAAATACATTGCTACCTTATCCATGCCTCTGTTGGGTACTTTGGGCCTCCTGATCATGGCAGCTTAGCCTGCCTTTGGGCTAATATGGCTGTTCTCCCTCCAACACCCAGATGCTCTAGTTCCCAGGTTCCCTAGAAACACCTGGCTGTAGGAAGAACAGAGACCACTAGTGCTGCTCAAAGCAGAGACTCTCAGAAATCAGGTGGATGGAGGCCCAGGATCCCTGGATCTTAGAGGGACCTTGGTAACCCTCTGGCTTCCCTTCCCACCTAAGGCAGGTATAGAAATCTCCTCATCTGTGTGGCCCACAAGTTCTTACCCAGCCTTTGTTGGAATGATTCCCTCGACACAGATCTCACCCCCTAGGAGGCCACCTTTAACACCGGTGTGGTCCAAGTGGGTGTGGGACCACACATGTAGTCAGACAGTCCATCCTTCTGTGATCTGAAATCAGCCTCCTATAACTTTGCCCTCTGCTTCTAGTCCCAGCCTCTAGGGTGAAATGGAATTAGCCCTGCAAGCGTCTAGAAGACTGGATCGCTGAACACAGGGCTTCCCAAATGTCTCCATTCTCAGGGTCCTGCGCATCATAGTTAACTTTATTCACAACATCTAGGccaaaaaaaatactagaaagttCCATTTAATAAGGAGTTACTCCAAACCAACTTAATAAGTATATCTTAACAAGTTAGTAGCTtgaaataatacacataaactgaaagaaaaaaattttttgattttgttcttaAATAACCACAATTACTTACTAATGGGATGTGTGCCCTATTGGGCACTGCACAGCTTCTCAGACCTTGGAATCAGATTGGACTTAACCACCCCTCATTCTCTGTTCCACACCAATTTTTATTCAGTACTTGCTTTTTCTTGTAGCAACCACTGGAAATCCAACTTCACAAAGATATGACATCATCAAATAGACTGTAATATGATCTAATGTTGAAAATGTAAGCTACATGGAGCTGGTAATTCACAAAATAGTCAAAAGATGTTtccctcaaatttttaaaatatcctgtggGGTGCCTCAGTGCACAGTTTGGGAACCATGGGCCTAGTCATAATTATTTAGTTATTGGAAgtctacctgggttcaaatcttgtcagtttccacatctataacatttgtaaaattaTAGTGCCTACTTCATATGGgtcttgtgaaaattaaatgtgagTATACATTTGAAAATGGCTAGCATAGGATCTGACAAAGAGAAGTCCTTTGTATTCGGtttctattgctacataacaaattatcGTAAACTTAGAGGCTTTAAACAATACGTATTTATCGTCTCACGGTTTCCATCAGGAGACATGGCTTAGCTGGATCCTTTGCACCAGGGCCTTACCAGGCTGCAGTCAGGCATTGGCCAGGGCACAGTGTTGTCAGagattcaaatgaaaaaaagcatCACTTCCAAGCTCCTTCAGGTTGGCGGCAGAATTCATGTCCTCAGaactgtaggactgaggtcctcgTTTTATTACTGGCTGTTGGCCAGGGGCTGATTTCAGCTCTTTATGGCTATACTCAGTTTCCTGTCATGTGACCCCCTTCACAGGTAGTTTTATATGACAGCagcttgcttcttcaaggccagtggaagaatttctctttccAGTCTTCAAAGACAAGAGTCTTATATAACGAAACATAATCATGGGAGCAGCATTTGCCATGTAATTAATCTCATCAAGAGAGTGACCTGCCATCACTTTTGCATCACATATTCTGTTCAACAGAAGAAACCCACAGGTTCCACCCACTCTCAAGGAAGGTTACTCTAAAAGGGAATGACTCATTGGGGGCCACCTTAGGTTAGGTCTACCACAGCTTTGAAAATACTGTCATGCCCCCTTCTTTTTTCCAGGCTAAATATGCACAA
The Physeter macrocephalus isolate SW-GA chromosome 8, ASM283717v5, whole genome shotgun sequence genome window above contains:
- the LOC102975009 gene encoding neo-calmodulin-like — its product is MRSLGQNPTEAELQDMINEVDADGNGTIDFPEFLTMMARKMKDTDSEEEIREAFRVFDKDSNGYISAAELPHVMTNLGEKLTDEEVDEMIREADIDGDGQVN